In a genomic window of Bradyrhizobium sp. LLZ17:
- a CDS encoding beta-xylosidase, whose amino-acid sequence MIEAAKIWNEPNNKSHWDILIDPDWAMFAGLATAAGNAIRSAHPTLPRVLGGISPIDPSFIRNMQARGVLDHVDAVAVHGFPLDWNLWKIGEWPAKLDEIKAVTSLPVWVTEVGVSSFGAEEVQAWGLSRTAELLIGRAPRIHWYSLYDLPSTWEATTRHKEAEGSSYYRHFHMGLLREDGTPKAALDRFGPYARDMGLCQWFHFEDHRLDDAVRWMQRLGVAHLRTGLSWADSFRPNALDWFDRQMDALAEFQVTVTFCFTPEHRGVAPHHTSPPLDVNEFADFCARMVERYCVRTGVSARPSFPGLAEEERACVP is encoded by the coding sequence ATGATCGAAGCTGCCAAGATCTGGAATGAACCCAACAACAAATCGCATTGGGACATTCTGATCGATCCCGATTGGGCGATGTTTGCTGGCCTCGCCACCGCCGCGGGCAATGCAATCCGTAGCGCGCATCCGACATTGCCGCGCGTGCTCGGCGGCATCTCGCCGATCGATCCGTCCTTCATCCGGAACATGCAGGCCCGCGGCGTTCTCGATCACGTCGATGCAGTGGCCGTGCACGGCTTTCCGCTGGACTGGAACCTGTGGAAGATCGGGGAATGGCCGGCCAAGCTGGACGAAATCAAAGCGGTCACCTCGCTCCCGGTCTGGGTGACCGAAGTCGGCGTGTCGTCCTTCGGTGCCGAAGAGGTGCAGGCGTGGGGTCTGTCGCGCACCGCAGAACTCCTGATCGGTCGCGCGCCACGTATTCACTGGTACAGCCTGTACGATCTCCCCTCCACCTGGGAAGCCACGACGCGGCACAAGGAGGCTGAGGGCTCCTCCTACTATCGCCATTTTCACATGGGGCTGCTGCGCGAAGATGGGACACCCAAGGCTGCGCTCGACCGGTTTGGCCCGTACGCTCGCGACATGGGCCTGTGCCAGTGGTTCCACTTCGAGGATCATCGCTTGGATGACGCGGTGCGCTGGATGCAGCGCCTCGGGGTGGCGCATCTCAGGACGGGCTTGTCGTGGGCCGATAGCTTCCGTCCCAACGCGCTCGATTGGTTCGACCGACAGATGGATGCCCTGGCAGAGTTTCAGGTGACGGTCACGTTCTGCTTCACGCCAGAACATCGAGGAGTAGCCCCTCACCACACGAGTCCGCCGCTTGACGTGAACGAATTCGCGGACTTCTGCGCGCGAATGGTCGAGCGCTACTGCGTTAGAACCGGCGTTTCGGCTCGCCCCTCGTTTCCTGGGCTAGCCGAGGAGGAGCGCGCATGCGTGCCCTGA
- a CDS encoding TIGR04290 family methyltransferase: MTRSALSRDEIRRRVDALGPWFHNLDLDGVPTAPTHFLGDYPNVKWRRFSGVIPDRLEGKTVLDIGCNAGFYAMEMKRRGAERVLGLDTDEEYLEQARFAAEVNGLRIEFRKMSAYDVGQLREKFDLVIFMGVLYHLRHPLLALDLIHEHVAGDLLLFQSMLRGDGQVDVVDKNYDFWTTEHFDSAGYPKLHFIEHKYADDPTNWWVPNRACVEAMLRSSGFAITAHPEDEVYLCKRTERPQADGPVYPFGRPG; this comes from the coding sequence ATGACCCGAAGCGCGCTTTCCCGTGACGAAATTCGCCGGCGCGTCGACGCGCTGGGTCCGTGGTTTCACAATCTCGATCTTGACGGCGTCCCGACCGCGCCCACTCATTTTCTCGGCGACTACCCGAACGTCAAATGGCGACGGTTCTCCGGCGTCATTCCCGACCGGCTCGAAGGAAAGACCGTGCTGGATATCGGCTGCAACGCCGGCTTTTACGCGATGGAAATGAAGCGGCGCGGCGCCGAGCGTGTGCTCGGCCTCGACACTGACGAGGAGTATCTAGAACAGGCGCGCTTCGCCGCGGAGGTCAATGGGCTCAGGATCGAGTTTCGCAAGATGTCGGCCTATGACGTGGGACAGCTCCGCGAAAAGTTCGATCTCGTGATCTTCATGGGCGTGCTATATCACCTGCGTCATCCGCTGCTCGCGCTGGACCTCATCCATGAGCACGTGGCCGGCGATCTCCTGCTGTTCCAATCGATGCTGCGCGGCGACGGTCAGGTCGACGTCGTCGACAAGAATTATGACTTCTGGACCACAGAACATTTCGACTCGGCAGGCTATCCCAAGCTCCACTTCATCGAGCACAAATACGCCGATGATCCGACCAATTGGTGGGTGCCCAATCGCGCCTGCGTCGAAGCCATGCTCCGCAGCTCCGGTTTCGCCATCACCGCACATCCGGAAGACGAGGTTTATCTCTGCAAGCGGACCGAGCGGCCGCAAGCCGACGGCCCCGTCTATCCCTTCGGGAGACCCGGCTGA
- a CDS encoding nucleotidyltransferase family protein, which produces MWGIVPAAGRGSRIQPLAFSKELLPVGSRGEDGTDRPCAVSEYLLERLILGGADKICFVISPGKSDILEYFGDHYGSAQLAYVVQPEPAGLCDAVFRAGTVVGRDEDVVVGLPDTVWFPKAALQALPDADLSFLLFPVEHPEFFDAVMLDGDEVTEIQVKQPDAGSKWIWGAFRMSARGFRQLQALWRERDRRDEYFGTLVNAYLAAGGRGTGVKAGESYVDVGTIDGYRTAMALLAGSGTGNGRSRLRSGGSPETARAPAITNDGAVA; this is translated from the coding sequence ATGTGGGGCATCGTCCCGGCTGCGGGTCGCGGCAGCCGAATCCAGCCGCTCGCCTTTTCGAAGGAATTGCTGCCCGTCGGCAGCCGCGGAGAGGACGGCACCGACCGTCCCTGCGCGGTCTCTGAATATCTTCTGGAGCGTCTGATTTTGGGCGGTGCAGACAAGATCTGCTTTGTGATCTCACCCGGGAAGTCCGACATCCTCGAATATTTCGGCGACCATTATGGCAGCGCTCAGCTCGCCTACGTCGTGCAGCCGGAGCCAGCCGGATTGTGTGACGCAGTCTTCCGAGCCGGAACCGTGGTCGGCCGGGACGAGGACGTCGTGGTTGGTCTTCCCGACACTGTCTGGTTTCCCAAGGCCGCGTTGCAGGCTCTACCCGACGCCGACCTCTCCTTCCTGCTGTTTCCGGTCGAGCATCCGGAGTTTTTCGACGCTGTGATGCTCGACGGCGACGAGGTGACGGAAATCCAGGTAAAACAACCGGATGCCGGGTCAAAATGGATATGGGGCGCCTTTCGGATGTCCGCCCGAGGGTTCCGCCAGCTCCAGGCGCTCTGGCGTGAGCGCGATCGCAGGGACGAATATTTCGGCACGCTGGTCAATGCTTACCTCGCCGCCGGCGGTCGCGGCACAGGAGTGAAGGCAGGCGAATCCTATGTCGATGTCGGCACCATCGACGGCTATCGCACGGCCATGGCCCTTCTGGCTGGAAGCGGCACGGGGAACGGCCGCTCGCGATTGCGGTCCGGCGGATCCCCGGAGACGGCGCGCGCGCCGGCTATCACCAACGACGGAGCGGTTGCATGA
- a CDS encoding glycosyltransferase — translation MKIVIFGLTISSSWGNGHATLWRGLCKHLVRLGHTIVFFERDVPYYAGARDLYELAGGRLTLFSDWDDVRSAARSDIRDADVAIVTSYCPDGIAATELILAEGRAVPVFYDLDTPVTLAKLMAGETVSYIGQRGLKDFDLVLSFTGGPRISDEFRTRLGARQVEPLYGHVDTDIHRPVSPQPHYRADLSYLGTYSDDRQPTLETLFVRPAQARHELRFLIGGAQYPDAFPWSPNIYFVQHLPPSEHAPFFASSRLTLNVTRPAMAEMGWCPSGRLFEAAACGVPLLSDNWPGIDAFFTPGDEILIARDEADTLAALAMPDAELRGIAQKARERAMDQHTSDKRARELISLLERAACRGTRHQQPEEA, via the coding sequence GTGAAAATCGTCATCTTCGGTCTGACCATCTCCTCCTCCTGGGGCAACGGCCACGCGACCTTGTGGCGCGGCCTCTGCAAGCATCTGGTGCGGCTCGGGCACACCATCGTGTTCTTCGAGCGTGACGTGCCTTATTACGCCGGAGCCCGGGATCTTTACGAACTGGCCGGTGGTCGCCTGACCCTGTTTTCGGATTGGGACGACGTGCGATCGGCGGCGAGAAGCGACATTCGCGACGCGGACGTCGCAATCGTAACTTCTTATTGTCCGGACGGGATCGCGGCGACCGAACTGATCCTTGCCGAAGGTCGCGCAGTCCCTGTGTTCTACGACCTCGATACGCCGGTCACTCTGGCCAAGCTCATGGCGGGAGAGACAGTGAGCTATATCGGCCAACGCGGCCTGAAGGACTTCGACCTGGTCCTGAGTTTCACCGGGGGGCCGCGGATCTCGGACGAGTTCCGGACCAGGCTCGGCGCGCGTCAGGTCGAGCCGCTTTACGGTCATGTCGACACCGACATTCACAGGCCGGTCTCGCCACAGCCGCATTATCGCGCTGACCTGTCGTATCTCGGGACGTACTCCGACGATCGCCAGCCAACGCTCGAAACATTGTTCGTGAGACCTGCACAGGCGCGGCACGAGCTGCGCTTTCTGATCGGAGGCGCGCAGTATCCCGACGCTTTCCCGTGGTCGCCGAACATCTATTTCGTGCAACATCTGCCGCCATCCGAACATGCGCCGTTCTTTGCGTCGTCTCGCCTGACACTGAATGTCACGCGACCGGCGATGGCGGAGATGGGTTGGTGCCCGTCTGGCCGACTGTTTGAGGCCGCGGCTTGCGGAGTTCCGCTCCTGAGCGACAACTGGCCAGGGATCGACGCGTTCTTCACTCCCGGCGACGAGATCCTGATCGCACGCGACGAGGCCGACACACTCGCCGCTTTGGCGATGCCCGACGCCGAGCTTCGAGGCATCGCACAGAAGGCGCGCGAGCGGGCCATGGACCAGCACACATCTGACAAGCGGGCCCGCGAACTCATTTCGTTGCTGGAACGAGCCGCATGTCGTGGCACGCGCCATCAACAACCCGAGGAGGCCTGA
- a CDS encoding histidine phosphatase family protein yields MATIIHLVRHGHHALLGRTLCGRMKGVALDDLGCQEMARCADLIGPRPSLIQSSPQRRCMQSACIMAARFGLPVEIVPALDELDYGEWTGRRFEDLGRDPQWSSWNTQRGASRPPGGECMRSLQRRVVDHLEQLRSDRGADIIVAVSHAEPIRAALLHYSRIELDDFISIEIDPASISTLTVKNGGLTITGINQRVSA; encoded by the coding sequence ATGGCGACGATCATTCACCTCGTCCGTCACGGTCATCACGCCCTGTTGGGACGGACGCTATGCGGCCGGATGAAGGGCGTCGCACTCGACGATCTCGGCTGTCAGGAAATGGCGCGTTGCGCCGACCTCATTGGGCCGCGGCCAAGCTTGATTCAATCGAGCCCGCAGCGGCGCTGCATGCAGTCGGCCTGCATCATGGCCGCTCGCTTCGGCCTCCCGGTCGAGATCGTGCCCGCCCTCGACGAGCTAGATTACGGCGAATGGACCGGGCGACGTTTTGAAGACCTCGGCCGCGACCCGCAATGGTCCAGCTGGAATACGCAACGCGGAGCGAGCCGTCCCCCCGGCGGCGAATGCATGCGATCGCTCCAGCGCCGCGTCGTGGACCATCTCGAGCAACTGCGAAGCGATCGAGGCGCCGACATCATTGTGGCGGTCAGCCACGCCGAGCCGATTCGGGCGGCACTCCTGCACTATTCCCGAATTGAGCTCGATGATTTCATCTCCATCGAGATTGATCCAGCCAGCATCAGTACGCTCACCGTCAAGAACGGTGGACTCACGATCACCGGCATCAACCAGCGGGTGTCTGCGTGA
- a CDS encoding inositol-3-phosphate synthase has protein sequence MHSRLQDRRRVRVGIVGVGNCASSLVQGLTYYRDAESNEPVPGLMNVDLGGYHISDIQIASAFDVNATKVGRDVAEAILAKPNNTHRFCAVAETGVIVQRGPVMDGVGRYLQDDIPIADVPEADVAEVLATSRTDVLVSYLPVGSQRASEWYAARAIEAGCGYVNCIPVFIASNPDWQRRFEQAGLPIVGDDIKSQVGATIVHRVLANLFRDRGVRLDRTYQLNVGGNTDFKNMLERERLTSKKISKTQAVTSQFDVPMDADNIHVGPSDHVPWLTDRKLAFIRLEGTTFGGVPLSAEVKLEVWDSPNSAGVVIDAVRCAKLAMDRGQAGALTGPSSYFMKSPPRQFTDEEAGRRTRAFIADKAYT, from the coding sequence ATGCATTCACGTCTTCAAGACAGGCGGCGCGTGCGCGTCGGCATCGTCGGTGTCGGCAATTGCGCGAGCTCCCTGGTCCAGGGGCTCACCTATTACCGGGACGCCGAGTCGAACGAGCCGGTGCCCGGGTTGATGAATGTCGATCTCGGCGGCTATCACATCAGCGATATCCAGATTGCTTCGGCATTCGACGTCAACGCAACCAAGGTCGGCCGCGATGTTGCTGAAGCGATCCTGGCCAAACCCAACAACACGCACCGCTTTTGCGCCGTTGCCGAGACCGGCGTGATCGTGCAACGCGGTCCCGTCATGGACGGGGTCGGCCGCTATCTCCAGGACGACATCCCGATTGCCGACGTTCCAGAGGCTGACGTGGCGGAAGTACTGGCGACATCACGCACGGACGTTCTGGTCTCCTATCTTCCCGTCGGATCGCAGCGGGCCAGCGAATGGTACGCCGCACGTGCGATCGAGGCCGGCTGCGGCTATGTGAATTGCATCCCGGTCTTCATTGCCTCGAATCCGGATTGGCAGCGGCGGTTCGAGCAAGCTGGACTGCCGATCGTCGGCGACGACATCAAGAGCCAGGTCGGCGCCACCATCGTTCACCGCGTGCTGGCCAATCTGTTTCGCGACCGCGGCGTCAGGCTCGACCGCACCTACCAGCTCAATGTCGGCGGCAATACCGATTTCAAGAACATGCTCGAGCGGGAGCGGCTGACCTCCAAGAAAATCTCAAAGACGCAGGCCGTCACCAGCCAATTCGATGTTCCCATGGACGCCGACAACATCCATGTCGGCCCGAGCGATCATGTGCCTTGGCTCACTGACCGCAAGCTTGCTTTCATCCGGCTCGAAGGCACGACCTTTGGCGGCGTTCCCCTGAGTGCGGAAGTCAAGCTGGAGGTTTGGGACTCGCCCAATTCGGCGGGTGTCGTCATCGACGCGGTCCGCTGCGCCAAACTTGCGATGGATCGCGGACAGGCCGGCGCGCTGACGGGGCCCTCGAGCTACTTCATGAAGTCGCCGCCGCGGCAGTTCACCGATGAGGAGGCCGGACGCCGGACACGGGCCTTCATCGCAGACAAGGCCTATACGTGA